The proteins below are encoded in one region of Candidatus Thiodiazotropha sp. LNASS1:
- a CDS encoding SprT-like domain-containing protein, translating into MQSDQLQSLVRKKTGELLRTGCRHFDLGIEYPEVRFDLIGKTAGMVLFPAKSRSIIRYNLPLLTRYREAFIEATVPHEVSHLIAHALHGPRIKPHGTEWKKIMKLFHASPKRCHNFDTEQAGGKKLRYFDYRCDCRDHRLSAIRHNRLIQGTIYLCRHCGSQLR; encoded by the coding sequence ATGCAGAGCGATCAACTGCAATCTCTTGTGAGAAAGAAAACCGGAGAACTGCTGCGGACCGGCTGCCGACATTTCGACCTCGGCATCGAGTATCCCGAGGTCCGGTTTGACCTGATTGGCAAGACCGCCGGCATGGTGCTGTTTCCGGCAAAGAGCCGCAGCATCATTCGTTACAACTTGCCACTGCTCACGAGATACCGGGAGGCGTTCATCGAAGCCACTGTACCCCACGAGGTCTCACACCTGATCGCCCACGCATTGCATGGGCCACGAATCAAACCCCATGGCACAGAGTGGAAAAAGATCATGAAGCTGTTCCACGCTTCACCGAAACGCTGTCATAATTTCGATACGGAACAGGCGGGGGGAAAGAAGCTACGCTATTTCGATTACCGTTGCGACTGCCGGGACCATCGCTTGAGCGCCATTCGTCACAACAGGCTCATACAAGGCACCATCTACCTCTGTAGACATTGTGGTTCTCAGTTAAGATGA
- a CDS encoding GIY-YIG nuclease family protein produces MTQRNDPQSWYVYILQCSDRSLYTGIAKDLEKRVAQHNSGTGAKYTRGRTPVELVFVEGMRCHGDALRRECQIKRMSRAQKRKIIEAATF; encoded by the coding sequence ATGACGCAGAGGAATGACCCTCAATCCTGGTATGTCTACATACTGCAATGCTCTGATCGATCCCTCTATACGGGCATCGCCAAGGATCTTGAGAAACGCGTGGCGCAGCACAACAGCGGCACTGGTGCTAAATATACCCGAGGACGCACCCCGGTTGAACTTGTCTTTGTGGAGGGGATGAGATGTCATGGCGATGCACTGCGCCGCGAATGCCAGATTAAGCGAATGAGTCGGGCGCAGAAAAGAAAAATAATCGAAGCGGCAACATTTTGA
- the soxX gene encoding sulfur oxidation c-type cytochrome SoxX, translating to MIGNTKKWIGMAGAISVLAGQFLVSPAIFAEGGNAVAEGKKISFDRKKGNCLACHNIIGAPSPGNIAPALVAMKSRFPKKEDLRMQIWDATIKNPESAMPPFGKHGILSEADFEKVVEYIWTL from the coding sequence ATGATTGGTAATACCAAAAAGTGGATAGGAATGGCCGGCGCGATCAGCGTCCTAGCCGGTCAGTTTCTGGTCTCCCCTGCAATCTTCGCCGAAGGAGGCAATGCTGTCGCGGAGGGAAAGAAGATTTCATTTGACAGAAAAAAAGGGAATTGCCTCGCATGCCATAATATTATTGGCGCGCCTTCACCGGGTAACATCGCACCCGCACTGGTCGCAATGAAATCCCGCTTTCCGAAAAAGGAAGATCTGCGCATGCAGATTTGGGATGCAACCATCAAGAATCCCGAATCAGCCATGCCCCCTTTCGGCAAACACGGAATCCTCTCCGAAGCTGATTTCGAAAA